Proteins encoded by one window of Gemmatimonas aurantiaca:
- a CDS encoding pyridoxamine 5'-phosphate oxidase family protein — MTDRIGSSIDDVEALERVVGKMPGAMHLKVIDHLDAGALRWIAAAPLMFAGYGDAWSIDMTLGGGTAGFARADAHRLCLPATLLDRPATIRAGMAFGSLFLIPGLGETLRVNGRVTSADANEIVVAVHECYGHCAKALIRSQWWEAAPIVDAPVDRTSFIAASRFVALATIDAEGRADLSPKGDPAGRMARLEGDTFWFADRPGNRRVDSFRNILAHPHVAAAVLIPGSDRVMFLRGIAQLTTDETARSHFVVQDRTPLLAVRVETSHLDLHTSAALARARLWPVATKTHEIEPARLFMEHIKQNRERGFAAKLASAALAVPGAKALFRKGLEKDYRDNLY; from the coding sequence ATGACGGACAGGATCGGCAGCAGCATCGACGACGTCGAGGCACTGGAACGGGTCGTTGGAAAGATGCCCGGCGCGATGCACCTCAAGGTCATCGATCATCTCGATGCAGGGGCCCTGCGTTGGATCGCCGCGGCTCCGTTGATGTTCGCCGGTTATGGGGACGCATGGAGTATCGATATGACACTCGGCGGCGGTACGGCCGGATTCGCACGTGCCGATGCACACCGATTGTGTCTGCCTGCGACGTTGCTCGATCGTCCCGCCACGATTCGTGCCGGCATGGCATTCGGTTCGCTGTTTCTGATCCCCGGTCTCGGGGAGACACTGCGTGTCAACGGTCGCGTGACGAGTGCCGATGCGAATGAGATCGTTGTCGCCGTTCATGAGTGTTACGGCCATTGTGCCAAGGCGCTCATCCGCTCGCAGTGGTGGGAGGCCGCTCCCATCGTCGATGCACCCGTCGATCGAACGTCGTTTATTGCCGCGAGCCGCTTCGTCGCGCTGGCGACGATCGATGCGGAAGGACGTGCGGACCTGAGTCCCAAAGGGGATCCCGCTGGCCGCATGGCTCGCCTCGAGGGTGACACCTTCTGGTTCGCGGACCGGCCGGGCAATCGACGCGTCGACAGCTTCCGCAACATTCTCGCACATCCGCATGTCGCGGCCGCCGTGCTGATTCCCGGTTCCGACCGGGTGATGTTTCTGCGGGGAATCGCGCAACTCACCACCGACGAAACGGCGCGGTCGCACTTCGTTGTGCAGGACCGGACACCGCTGCTCGCCGTGCGTGTGGAGACGAGTCACCTCGATCTGCACACCAGCGCCGCGCTCGCCCGTGCCCGACTCTGGCCGGTTGCGACCAAGACGCACGAGATCGAGCCGGCCAGGTTGTTCATGGAGCACATCAAGCAGAATCGCGAGCGTGGTTTCGCGGCGAAACTCGCGAGTGCCGCGCTCGCCGTGCCGGGTGCGAAGGCTCTCTTCAGAAAGGGCCTCGAGAAGGACTATCGGGACAATCTCTACTGA
- a CDS encoding M28 family metallopeptidase, translating into MSPVRSPMRSACAPLLLGIVLSTTLAACAGDSGSGASASTDAPSDPALAPAYAAITVEGLLAHVKALSDDSLEGRAPATPGEEKTVRYIEQQFRDLGLTGGMPDGSFMQNVTLLGFTAHPEMSFHIGSRVIPFSFPSDYVAISRHEQPVVDVNAEMVFVGYGVDAPEYGWNDYKNVDVKGKVLVMLINDPAVPDPADSTKLDNAMFKGSAMTYYGRWTYKYEIASAKGAAGAIIIHETGPAGYPYEVVSGSWSRENFDIKAPDGNAGRVKIEGWITQPKAEELFKAVGKDFATLKAAARRKDFTPVPLGASARIHLRNETRTVQSRNVVATLPGADAARRDEYVIYSAHWDHLGRDTTIAGDQIYNGALDNASGIAELLSIAKGFTALATKPPRSVMFVALTAEEKGLLGARYFAAQPPVPLSKVLANINMDGFNQWGRTKDLTVIGYGNSTLDDVLADVLRPAGRTIQPDQEPEKGFFYRSDHFEFAKQGVPALYTEAGVQFIGKDSTYGMSKREEYTARDYHKPSDEIKPDWDLSGAVVDARALLDVGYRVLNASTWPTWKPGTEFKARRDSSLAGH; encoded by the coding sequence ATGTCTCCCGTTCGATCTCCGATGCGCTCGGCATGCGCTCCGTTGCTGCTGGGCATCGTCCTGAGCACCACACTCGCGGCGTGCGCCGGTGACTCCGGATCCGGTGCGTCCGCCAGCACCGATGCCCCATCCGATCCGGCGCTTGCCCCCGCCTACGCGGCGATCACGGTCGAGGGTCTGCTGGCGCACGTGAAAGCCCTCAGCGACGACTCGCTCGAAGGACGTGCACCGGCCACGCCCGGCGAAGAGAAGACGGTGCGCTACATCGAGCAGCAGTTCCGCGACCTCGGACTCACGGGCGGCATGCCCGATGGCTCGTTCATGCAGAACGTGACGCTGCTCGGCTTCACCGCACATCCGGAGATGTCGTTTCACATCGGATCGCGGGTGATTCCGTTCTCGTTCCCTTCCGACTACGTGGCCATCTCCCGACACGAACAACCGGTGGTCGATGTGAACGCCGAGATGGTGTTCGTGGGCTACGGGGTGGACGCGCCCGAATACGGATGGAACGACTACAAGAACGTCGACGTGAAGGGCAAGGTGCTCGTCATGCTGATCAACGATCCGGCCGTTCCGGACCCCGCGGACAGCACGAAGCTCGACAACGCCATGTTCAAGGGCAGCGCCATGACGTATTACGGGCGCTGGACCTACAAGTACGAAATCGCCTCGGCCAAGGGTGCGGCCGGTGCGATCATCATTCATGAGACGGGACCGGCCGGTTATCCGTACGAGGTGGTGAGCGGAAGCTGGTCGCGCGAGAACTTCGACATCAAAGCCCCTGATGGCAATGCGGGGCGCGTGAAGATCGAAGGCTGGATCACGCAACCGAAGGCCGAGGAGCTGTTCAAGGCGGTGGGCAAGGACTTCGCGACACTCAAAGCCGCCGCGCGTCGCAAGGACTTCACACCCGTTCCCCTCGGAGCGTCGGCGCGCATTCATCTGCGCAACGAAACGCGCACGGTACAGTCCCGCAACGTCGTGGCCACGCTGCCCGGTGCCGACGCGGCCCGACGTGACGAATACGTCATCTACTCGGCGCACTGGGATCACCTGGGACGCGACACCACGATTGCCGGCGACCAGATCTACAACGGTGCCCTCGATAACGCGTCGGGCATCGCGGAGCTGCTATCCATTGCGAAGGGCTTCACCGCGCTTGCCACGAAGCCTCCCCGTTCGGTGATGTTCGTGGCGCTCACGGCCGAAGAGAAAGGGCTGCTCGGTGCCCGCTACTTCGCCGCGCAGCCGCCGGTGCCACTCTCCAAGGTGCTCGCCAACATCAACATGGACGGGTTCAATCAGTGGGGACGCACGAAGGACCTCACGGTGATCGGCTATGGCAACAGCACACTCGATGACGTCCTCGCCGATGTCCTGCGTCCCGCGGGTCGCACCATTCAACCGGACCAGGAACCGGAGAAGGGTTTCTTCTATCGTTCCGATCATTTCGAGTTTGCCAAGCAGGGTGTGCCCGCGCTCTACACCGAGGCGGGCGTGCAATTCATCGGCAAGGACTCCACGTACGGCATGAGCAAACGCGAGGAGTACACGGCGCGTGACTATCACAAGCCCAGCGACGAGATCAAACCCGACTGGGATCTGAGCGGTGCGGTGGTGGATGCCCGGGCATTGCTCGACGTGGGCTATCGGGTACTGAACGCGTCGACCTGGCCCACCTGGAAGCCAGGCACCGAGTTCAAGGCCCGACGCGATTCTTCGTTGGCGGGGCACTGA
- the dps gene encoding DNA starvation/stationary phase protection protein Dps: MAKTASKPPFPTRVDLSVETRSAMGVLLNHRLADFLDLERQAKHAHWNVKGIHFEQLHELFDQVAALAVTWSDDLAERAVQLGCVAEGSVQTIAERSQLPECPVNVETPTEWVQVVADALAACANAAREDINAADDADDAITADLLTRITGEADKQLWFVEAHLEKQS, from the coding sequence ATGGCCAAGACTGCATCGAAGCCCCCATTTCCCACGCGCGTCGACCTTTCCGTCGAGACCCGGTCCGCCATGGGGGTATTGCTCAACCACCGCCTGGCCGATTTCCTCGATCTCGAACGGCAGGCCAAGCATGCCCACTGGAATGTGAAGGGCATCCATTTCGAACAGTTGCACGAGTTGTTCGATCAGGTGGCCGCCCTGGCCGTGACATGGTCCGACGATCTCGCCGAGCGCGCGGTGCAGCTGGGATGTGTGGCCGAGGGCTCGGTGCAGACGATCGCCGAACGCAGCCAGTTGCCGGAGTGCCCGGTGAATGTCGAGACGCCCACGGAGTGGGTGCAGGTCGTGGCCGATGCACTGGCGGCCTGCGCCAACGCGGCGCGGGAAGACATCAATGCCGCCGACGATGCCGATGACGCGATCACCGCCGACCTGCTCACCCGCATCACCGGTGAAGCCGACAAGCAGCTCTGGTTCGTCGAGGCGCATCTCGAGAAGCAGTCCTGA
- the gltX gene encoding glutamate--tRNA ligase, with protein MASVIPASRPRVRFAPSPTGFLHVGGARTALFNWLYAKKFDGDFLLRIEDTDRQRSTDESTRAIFEGLEWLGLTWDEDVVYQGANVQRHHADAHRLLESGAAYRDFTPAAEIERLRAEAEARGEAFRFDRALADLSDAEIAERLARHEPYAIRFRVPEGTTEWDDLVHGRIAFPNKDIEDFVILRSDGTPVYNMAVVSDDIAMGITLVMRGDDHISNTPKQILLYRALSATVPQFGHVPMIHGTDGKKLSKRHGATAVGDYQHQGLLPQAMLNFLALLGWSTGDDVEVMTLPQLIEKFRVEGLQKKAAVFDTKKLEWMNGQHLALIPIDELAALMTPLMEKAGLASADDLRARHEWFCGVLELLRVRARLLDEIVDQAKPFFTEFVEYDADAVSKQWRDAAATADILEATHDRLAAVSTWEPAAMEEALRALAEERGISGGKIFQPLRVALVGLTVSPGIFDVLQYVGRERSLARIAAAVRYLKNG; from the coding sequence ATGGCGTCAGTGATTCCCGCATCGCGTCCGCGCGTCCGTTTCGCCCCCTCGCCCACGGGCTTCCTGCACGTCGGCGGAGCTCGCACAGCGCTCTTCAACTGGCTGTATGCGAAGAAGTTCGACGGCGACTTCCTCCTGCGCATCGAGGACACCGATCGTCAGCGCAGCACCGACGAGAGCACCCGCGCCATCTTCGAGGGGCTCGAATGGCTGGGGCTCACCTGGGACGAGGACGTCGTCTATCAGGGCGCGAACGTGCAGCGGCACCATGCCGACGCGCACCGGCTCCTGGAGTCGGGCGCGGCGTACCGCGACTTCACCCCCGCCGCGGAAATCGAGCGGCTGCGCGCCGAAGCCGAGGCGCGTGGTGAGGCCTTCCGTTTCGATCGGGCCCTGGCCGATCTGAGCGACGCGGAAATCGCCGAGCGGCTCGCCCGTCATGAGCCCTATGCGATCCGCTTTCGTGTGCCCGAGGGCACGACGGAGTGGGACGATCTCGTGCACGGGCGCATCGCGTTTCCGAACAAGGACATCGAAGATTTCGTGATCCTGCGCTCCGACGGCACGCCGGTGTATAACATGGCCGTCGTGTCCGACGACATCGCCATGGGGATCACGCTGGTCATGCGGGGCGACGATCACATCTCGAATACGCCCAAGCAGATCCTGCTGTACCGGGCGCTGAGCGCGACGGTGCCGCAGTTCGGGCATGTGCCGATGATTCATGGCACCGACGGCAAGAAGCTGTCGAAGCGTCATGGCGCGACGGCGGTTGGCGACTATCAGCATCAGGGATTGCTGCCGCAGGCGATGCTCAATTTCCTCGCGCTGCTGGGCTGGTCCACGGGCGACGATGTCGAAGTGATGACGCTGCCGCAGTTGATCGAAAAATTCCGCGTGGAAGGTCTGCAGAAGAAAGCCGCGGTGTTCGACACCAAGAAGCTGGAGTGGATGAACGGCCAGCATCTGGCGCTCATTCCCATCGACGAACTGGCGGCGCTGATGACGCCGCTGATGGAGAAGGCCGGCCTCGCCTCGGCGGACGATCTGCGGGCGCGTCACGAGTGGTTCTGCGGTGTGCTCGAACTGCTTCGCGTGCGCGCGCGGCTGCTCGACGAAATCGTGGATCAGGCGAAGCCGTTCTTCACGGAGTTCGTGGAGTACGACGCCGATGCCGTGAGCAAGCAGTGGCGCGACGCCGCGGCCACCGCGGATATCCTCGAGGCCACTCACGACCGCCTGGCCGCGGTCTCCACATGGGAGCCGGCCGCGATGGAGGAGGCGTTGCGCGCACTCGCCGAAGAGCGTGGAATCTCCGGCGGAAAGATCTTCCAGCCGCTGCGTGTGGCGCTGGTGGGGCTCACGGTGAGCCCGGGCATCTTCGACGTGCTGCAGTACGTCGGCCGGGAGCGCTCACTGGCGCGCATTGCCGCGGCGGTGCGGTATCTGAAGAACGGGTGA
- a CDS encoding fumarylacetoacetate hydrolase family protein produces the protein MTAPTKIVCVGRNYVEHAREMGNDVPKQPLLFLKPPSSIIREGQPIVLHPVSDHIEFEGEIAVAMGSRLSKATSEAEARAAIGGIVALNDVTARDLQKSDGQWARAKGMDTFCPVGEPGAVPDDLESIELITRVNGEVAQRARGSDMVFKIPFLLQYISQYLTLEAGDLVATGTPAGTKRINAGDVVEVELVGISRVSNPVVAGTA, from the coding sequence ATGACCGCTCCGACCAAGATCGTCTGCGTAGGGCGCAACTACGTGGAGCATGCCCGTGAGATGGGCAACGATGTTCCCAAGCAGCCCTTGCTCTTCCTCAAGCCGCCGTCGTCGATCATCCGCGAGGGGCAACCCATCGTGCTGCATCCGGTGTCGGATCACATCGAGTTCGAGGGAGAGATCGCGGTGGCGATGGGATCGCGGCTGTCGAAGGCCACATCGGAAGCGGAAGCGCGTGCCGCCATCGGGGGCATCGTGGCGCTCAACGACGTCACGGCGCGCGATCTGCAGAAAAGCGACGGGCAATGGGCGCGGGCCAAGGGCATGGACACGTTCTGTCCCGTGGGCGAGCCCGGCGCCGTGCCCGACGATCTCGAGAGTATCGAACTGATCACCCGCGTGAACGGCGAGGTGGCGCAGCGGGCCAGAGGTTCGGACATGGTGTTCAAGATCCCGTTCCTGCTGCAGTACATCTCGCAGTATCTCACGCTCGAAGCGGGTGATCTCGTGGCCACCGGCACTCCTGCTGGGACGAAGCGCATCAACGCGGGTGACGTGGTCGAAGTGGAGCTGGTCGGTATCAGTCGGGTCTCCAACCCTGTCGTGGCCGGCACCGCGTGA
- a CDS encoding helicase C-terminal domain-containing protein, whose protein sequence is MAIRTTIRLHGGNEVCFVCTLDADGNIDTARKVAAGDVSSVLALPGVAARGELLLHNHPSGELTPSDADMEVAYRLHGNGVGFGIVDNQATRVYVVTEVPRGKQPVPVDPDAVDVTLGPYGLVAQAMRGMYGVREYEDRPSQRAMATAVTTTFNEGGVALLEAGTGVGKSLGYLVPALRWAQANGERTVVSTATITLQEQLVAKDLPFLQRALSDQKVRFALLKGWRNYLCLHRLEQATGAGAALFDDNVSDDVTTIVEWAKRTTDGSLADLPTAPRAEVWDEVSAEPDLCGRLKCSRYNDCFLFKARKEAAAADVVVVNHHLLLSDVAVRRQVQNWDDSAVLPAYKRLVIDEGHHLEEAAGSHLGSSITRRALARLFNRLERRGKGLLPTLAAKLSGRNDLLSVASMDLVRERLFSSVLTARDRTQLLFELLVAVLEQQGGAVMRLTESFQEHDLWRNGIDGTLKELLTEIDAISQGLGEVQLRLESDQARAEELGPTISEIRGVTRRLQNAGDALMKGLIPPADGPAVVRWMEFQGKPGVTERNLAVHCVPLDLAPVLRDDLFGRVDTAVVTSATLSTDGGFQFLERRLGLAGRSAPVRSAIFPSPFDYPRQALLVVPTDLPAPNEQPREHFAAVTRHLHELAQASDGGIFALFTSHRDVRDMAEWMRGRGLAGRWPLLVHGEEPRDQLLQRFRDSGRAILLGTATFWEGIDVPGDALRGLLIAKLPFRVPTEPMVAAQCEAIDARGGNAFVEYMLPHASLRLKQGFGRLIRTATDAGVVILSDPRVVTKRYGRALLNGLPPAQRVIGAWGDIRAQVSAFYRSAR, encoded by the coding sequence GTGGCGATTCGCACGACCATCCGTCTGCATGGCGGCAACGAAGTCTGCTTCGTCTGCACGCTGGACGCCGACGGCAATATCGATACGGCCCGCAAGGTGGCGGCGGGCGACGTGAGCAGTGTGCTGGCGCTGCCTGGTGTTGCGGCGCGCGGTGAATTGCTGTTGCACAACCATCCGTCGGGTGAACTCACGCCCAGCGATGCCGACATGGAGGTCGCGTATCGCCTGCACGGCAATGGCGTGGGGTTCGGCATCGTCGATAACCAGGCCACGCGGGTCTATGTGGTCACGGAAGTGCCGCGTGGCAAACAGCCAGTCCCGGTCGACCCCGATGCCGTCGACGTCACGCTCGGACCATATGGTCTCGTCGCGCAGGCCATGCGCGGCATGTACGGTGTGCGCGAATATGAAGACCGCCCGAGTCAACGGGCGATGGCCACGGCTGTCACCACCACCTTCAACGAAGGCGGCGTGGCGCTGCTCGAGGCCGGCACGGGCGTCGGCAAGTCACTGGGGTATCTCGTGCCCGCGTTGCGCTGGGCGCAGGCCAACGGTGAACGCACGGTGGTGTCCACGGCGACGATCACGTTGCAGGAGCAGCTCGTGGCCAAGGACCTGCCGTTCCTGCAGCGTGCGCTGTCCGATCAGAAAGTGCGGTTCGCCCTGCTCAAGGGATGGCGAAACTATCTGTGCCTGCATCGTCTCGAGCAGGCCACGGGTGCCGGCGCGGCACTCTTCGATGACAATGTCAGCGACGATGTGACGACGATCGTGGAGTGGGCCAAACGCACCACCGACGGTTCGCTGGCCGATCTCCCCACCGCACCGCGCGCCGAGGTGTGGGATGAGGTGTCCGCCGAACCCGATCTGTGTGGACGGCTCAAGTGCAGTCGCTACAACGACTGCTTCCTGTTCAAGGCGCGCAAGGAAGCCGCCGCCGCGGACGTGGTGGTGGTGAACCATCACCTCTTGCTCTCCGATGTGGCCGTGCGTCGTCAGGTGCAGAACTGGGATGACTCGGCCGTGTTGCCGGCCTACAAACGGCTCGTGATCGACGAAGGGCATCATCTCGAGGAAGCCGCGGGTTCACACCTCGGCAGCTCCATCACGCGACGGGCGCTGGCGCGTCTCTTCAATCGGCTCGAACGACGGGGCAAGGGATTGTTGCCCACGCTGGCGGCGAAGTTGTCGGGCCGGAACGATCTGCTCAGCGTGGCGAGTATGGATCTGGTGCGCGAGCGCCTGTTCTCGAGTGTGCTGACGGCGCGCGATCGCACGCAGTTGCTGTTCGAACTGCTCGTGGCCGTGCTGGAGCAGCAGGGCGGTGCCGTGATGCGACTCACCGAGTCCTTCCAGGAACACGATCTCTGGCGCAATGGCATCGATGGCACACTCAAGGAGTTGCTCACCGAGATCGACGCGATCAGTCAGGGATTGGGCGAAGTGCAACTCCGCCTGGAGAGCGATCAGGCGCGCGCCGAGGAACTCGGTCCCACGATCAGCGAGATCCGTGGCGTGACGCGTCGCCTGCAGAATGCGGGCGATGCACTCATGAAAGGCCTCATACCGCCAGCCGACGGACCGGCCGTCGTGCGGTGGATGGAGTTTCAGGGAAAGCCCGGTGTCACCGAGCGCAATCTCGCCGTGCACTGTGTGCCGCTCGATCTCGCGCCGGTGCTGCGCGACGATCTGTTCGGGCGCGTGGACACCGCGGTGGTGACCAGTGCGACGCTCTCCACCGATGGAGGGTTTCAGTTTCTCGAGCGGCGGCTCGGTCTGGCCGGGCGCAGTGCGCCGGTACGTTCCGCGATTTTTCCGTCGCCCTTCGACTATCCGCGACAGGCGTTGCTGGTGGTGCCCACCGATCTGCCGGCCCCCAACGAGCAGCCGCGAGAACATTTTGCCGCCGTCACGCGCCATCTGCACGAACTGGCACAGGCCAGTGACGGTGGGATCTTCGCGCTGTTCACCAGTCATCGGGATGTGCGGGACATGGCCGAATGGATGCGTGGCCGCGGACTCGCGGGACGATGGCCGCTGCTGGTGCACGGCGAGGAGCCGCGTGATCAGCTGCTGCAGCGGTTCCGCGACTCGGGGCGTGCGATTCTGCTGGGCACCGCCACGTTCTGGGAAGGCATCGACGTGCCGGGTGATGCGTTGCGCGGACTGCTCATCGCAAAGCTGCCGTTCCGGGTGCCCACGGAGCCCATGGTGGCGGCACAGTGCGAGGCGATCGATGCGCGTGGTGGCAACGCCTTCGTGGAGTACATGCTGCCCCACGCATCGTTGCGTCTCAAGCAGGGATTCGGCCGGCTCATTCGCACGGCCACCGATGCCGGCGTCGTGATACTCAGCGATCCACGCGTGGTGACCAAACGATACGGGCGGGCGCTGCTCAACGGCCTGCCACCGGCACAACGCGTGATCGGCGCATGGGGGGACATTCGCGCTCAGGTGTCAGCGTTCTACCGGAGCGCGCGGTAG